Proteins co-encoded in one Ralstonia sp. RRA genomic window:
- a CDS encoding methyltransferase domain-containing protein: MDTQTVAAYDTLAETFAQEWREQPAPEDMYALFRREFKAGGATADIGCGAGREVAWLNANGYPAVGYDASAGLLEAARSQYPGLAFRRSQLPELVGIAEGAFDNVVCETVIMHLPPEQIGAAVQRLVSLLRPGGTLYLSWRVTPDADQRDGRGRLFTAFDAAPVREALAGTTLVFDEAAVSRSSGRTIHRIVARKA, encoded by the coding sequence ATGGACACGCAGACCGTCGCCGCCTACGACACCCTCGCCGAAACCTTTGCGCAGGAGTGGCGCGAGCAGCCGGCGCCGGAAGACATGTACGCGTTGTTCCGGCGCGAGTTCAAGGCGGGCGGGGCCACGGCGGACATCGGCTGCGGCGCCGGGCGCGAGGTGGCCTGGCTCAACGCCAACGGCTATCCGGCCGTCGGCTACGACGCTTCGGCCGGGCTGCTGGAGGCGGCGCGCTCGCAGTATCCGGGGCTGGCGTTCCGGCGGTCGCAATTGCCCGAGCTGGTGGGCATTGCCGAGGGCGCCTTCGACAACGTCGTCTGCGAGACCGTCATCATGCACCTGCCACCTGAGCAGATTGGTGCGGCGGTGCAGCGGCTGGTGTCGCTGCTGCGGCCGGGCGGTACGCTGTACCTGAGCTGGCGTGTGACGCCCGACGCCGATCAGCGCGATGGCCGTGGCCGGTTGTTCACCGCGTTCGATGCGGCGCCCGTGCGCGAGGCACTGGCCGGCACCACGCTCGTTTTTGACGAGGCAGCCGTCAGTCGCTCGTCGGGGCGGACGATCCATCGCATCGTCGCGCGCAAGGCCTGA
- the rpsL gene encoding 30S ribosomal protein S12: MPTINQLVRKPRVSEKLKSKSPALENCPQRRGVCTRVYTTTPKKPNSALRKVAKVRLTNGFEVISYIGGEGHNLQEHSVVLIRGGRVKDLPGVRYHIVRGSLDLQGVKDRKQARSKYGAKRPKKA; encoded by the coding sequence ATGCCAACTATCAATCAATTGGTTCGCAAGCCCCGCGTCTCTGAAAAGCTGAAGAGCAAGAGCCCGGCGCTTGAGAACTGCCCGCAGCGTCGCGGCGTGTGCACCCGCGTGTACACCACGACGCCGAAGAAGCCGAACTCGGCACTGCGTAAGGTCGCCAAGGTGCGCCTGACCAACGGTTTCGAAGTCATTTCGTACATCGGCGGTGAAGGCCACAACCTGCAAGAACACAGCGTCGTGCTGATCCGCGGCGGCCGTGTGAAGGATTTGCCGGGTGTGCGTTACCACATCGTGCGCGGCTCCCTTGACCTGCAAGGCGTCAAGGACCGTAAGCAAGCACGTTCGAAGTACGGCGCGAAGCGCCCGAAGAAGGCCTAA
- a CDS encoding MFS transporter: MTTEAPNIAVSHPPADRLPRGATPLFAAAVGLIVVNLFGIQPLVAEIAASIGWTTAATGLLVTATLIGYGIGLLLLMPMTDLQDNRALASRTLWGTVASLALTTVAHSGQVLMLAAFAIGLTSTVIQMLIALAGRLAADYRRGRVLGDIMIGLNLGILLSRPAASLIAAQWGWRAFYGASAVAIAVLAIVLPRVMPTFVPPRTQSYGALLGSYGRLLRSEPLLRRRAATQALLMAAFTLFWTAVALRLAAAPFHLSQNGIGIFALCGAAGVVAAPVAGRLADRGLVRVGTLLAHGSAAAGLLLALASALVPGLSVPVMLAMQVIAALLLDFGAIGDQALGRYMVNTLSPEIRGRVNGLYTGAFFFGAAAGGGLAGAVWARAGWIGVSALALGFVSAAALVFLWPSTAPRAIGATPRRC; encoded by the coding sequence ATGACGACTGAAGCCCCCAACATTGCCGTGTCTCATCCCCCCGCTGATCGCTTGCCACGCGGCGCGACGCCATTGTTTGCTGCTGCGGTGGGGCTCATTGTCGTCAACCTGTTCGGCATCCAGCCGCTCGTCGCCGAGATTGCCGCCAGCATCGGCTGGACCACGGCGGCCACCGGGCTGCTGGTGACTGCCACGCTTATCGGCTACGGCATCGGTCTGCTGCTGCTCATGCCGATGACCGATCTGCAGGACAACCGCGCGCTGGCCTCGCGCACGCTGTGGGGCACGGTGGCCTCGCTCGCGCTGACCACCGTGGCGCACAGCGGGCAGGTGCTGATGCTGGCCGCGTTTGCCATCGGACTCACGTCGACCGTCATTCAGATGCTGATCGCGTTGGCCGGACGCCTGGCGGCCGACTATCGGCGTGGGCGTGTGCTCGGCGACATCATGATCGGCCTGAATCTGGGCATCCTGCTGTCGCGTCCCGCAGCGAGCCTGATTGCGGCGCAATGGGGGTGGCGCGCGTTCTATGGTGCGTCGGCGGTGGCGATTGCTGTCTTGGCGATTGTCCTGCCGCGCGTGATGCCGACCTTTGTGCCGCCGCGTACGCAGTCGTACGGCGCACTACTGGGCTCGTATGGGCGCCTGTTGCGTAGCGAGCCATTGCTGCGCCGCCGTGCCGCCACCCAGGCACTGCTGATGGCGGCATTCACGCTCTTCTGGACTGCCGTGGCATTACGGCTGGCGGCAGCGCCGTTCCATCTGTCGCAAAACGGCATCGGCATCTTCGCGCTGTGTGGGGCGGCGGGTGTCGTGGCCGCGCCCGTTGCAGGCCGACTGGCGGATCGTGGCTTGGTGCGGGTTGGCACGCTACTCGCACACGGCAGTGCGGCGGCCGGGCTGTTGCTGGCGCTGGCCTCGGCGCTGGTGCCGGGCTTGAGCGTTCCCGTCATGTTGGCCATGCAGGTGATCGCCGCGCTGTTGTTGGATTTTGGCGCCATCGGTGATCAGGCGCTTGGTCGCTATATGGTCAACACGCTGTCTCCGGAGATCCGCGGCCGTGTGAATGGCTTGTACACCGGCGCGTTCTTCTTTGGCGCAGCAGCGGGCGGCGGCTTGGCCGGCGCGGTCTGGGCGCGTGCCGGCTGGATTGGCGTCTCGGCGCTCGCGCTGGGGTTTGTGTCGGCTGCGGCACTCGTCTTTCTCTGGCCCAGCACGGCCCCGCGTGCCATTGGCGCCACACCGCGCCGCTGTTGA
- the rpsG gene encoding 30S ribosomal protein S7, with amino-acid sequence MPRRREVPKREILPDPKFGNVEVAKFMNVLMLDGKKSVAERIVYGAFDQIEKKAGKAPIEVFSVAINNIKPVVEVKSRRVGGANYQVPVEVRPSRRLALAMRWLREAAKKRSEKSMALRLAGELLEASEGRGGAMKKRDEVHRMAEANKAFSHFRF; translated from the coding sequence ATGCCACGTCGTCGTGAAGTCCCCAAGCGGGAAATTCTGCCGGACCCGAAGTTCGGCAATGTGGAAGTCGCCAAGTTCATGAACGTCCTGATGCTGGACGGCAAGAAGTCGGTGGCTGAGCGTATCGTCTACGGTGCGTTCGACCAGATCGAGAAGAAAGCAGGCAAGGCACCCATCGAGGTGTTTTCGGTTGCCATCAACAACATCAAGCCGGTGGTGGAAGTGAAGAGCCGCCGTGTTGGTGGTGCCAACTATCAGGTGCCGGTCGAAGTCCGGCCGTCGCGTCGTCTGGCATTGGCGATGCGTTGGCTGCGGGAAGCTGCGAAGAAGCGCAGCGAGAAGTCGATGGCCCTGCGTCTGGCTGGTGAACTGCTCGAGGCCTCGGAAGGCCGCGGCGGCGCCATGAAGAAGCGCGACGAAGTGCACCGTATGGCAGAAGCCAACAAGGCGTTCTCGCACTTCCGCTTCTAA
- a CDS encoding LysR family transcriptional regulator translates to MDRLSDVVIFVRVVECGSQSAASDAMGVSRGVISKALARLEARLDTRLLQRTTRRLSLTEAGAAFFEKSREGLALVDAAEQAVTALRDEARGTLRVSAPASFAVTLLAPLLGAFQARYPAVQIDLDMNDRYADLVAGRIDVAIRIGMLEDSSLVARRLANCAHAIYGAPSYFRERGIPQTPDDLREHNCLVYANYDGPYDWVLTDRAGQRHVAHVNGSMLANNSLVLREAARSGLGVSLGPAYLVREDVAAGRLQAVLTDYTAREVPLHAVFTQRVHLLPKVRAFVDFLGEHLTRTDVMGPLPTTA, encoded by the coding sequence ATGGACCGACTCTCCGACGTGGTGATCTTTGTGCGGGTGGTGGAATGCGGCAGCCAGTCAGCCGCTTCCGATGCGATGGGCGTGTCGCGCGGGGTCATCAGCAAGGCGCTGGCGCGGCTCGAAGCGCGGCTGGACACGCGCCTGCTGCAGCGGACCACGCGGCGCCTGTCACTCACCGAAGCCGGTGCGGCCTTCTTCGAGAAAAGCCGCGAGGGCCTGGCGCTGGTGGATGCCGCCGAACAGGCCGTGACCGCCCTGCGCGATGAGGCGCGCGGCACGCTGCGGGTGTCGGCGCCGGCGTCGTTTGCAGTGACGCTGCTGGCGCCGCTGCTCGGGGCGTTTCAGGCGCGCTACCCCGCCGTGCAGATCGATCTGGACATGAACGACCGCTACGCCGATCTGGTGGCGGGGCGCATTGACGTGGCGATCCGCATCGGCATGCTGGAAGACTCATCGCTGGTGGCACGGCGGCTGGCAAATTGCGCACACGCCATCTATGGCGCGCCGTCGTATTTCCGCGAACGCGGCATCCCGCAAACGCCCGACGATCTGCGCGAGCACAACTGCCTCGTCTACGCCAACTACGATGGGCCATACGACTGGGTGTTAACCGACCGTGCGGGCCAGCGCCATGTCGCGCACGTGAACGGGTCCATGCTGGCCAACAATAGCCTCGTGCTACGCGAGGCGGCGCGCTCAGGGTTGGGGGTATCGCTGGGGCCCGCGTATCTGGTGCGCGAAGATGTCGCCGCTGGCCGACTGCAGGCGGTGCTGACCGACTACACCGCGCGCGAAGTGCCGCTGCACGCGGTGTTCACGCAGCGCGTGCATCTGCTGCCGAAGGTGCGTGCGTTTGTAGATTTTCTGGGCGAGCACCTGACACGCACCGATGTCATGGGGCCGTTGCCGACAACCGCCTAG
- a CDS encoding DUF2135 domain-containing protein translates to MMPSTFRLAFAIALATLGASGAFAQTDAGNIEITAPQGGWRNSAGDDSRYTQDVHYPAVSVSTPQGQGTASMIAGRIRSQPKAAASADENKPRRRRGADGSSVGTLIVNGVAMPQRIEADGTFSRPYAFGAGSNSVEVRSARGDAKRVQFYDSYAGKSRPRLRVVLSWDTDGTDLDLHVVSPDGQHAWYGNRVVENGGALDVDVTTGYGPEIYSNPAPVPGTYLVYVNYYGSGSDNSIITTATVTIITDENTPSERQQTFVVPMRKAGDLTLLRSFTMK, encoded by the coding sequence ATGATGCCTTCCACGTTCCGCCTCGCATTCGCTATTGCACTCGCCACGCTCGGGGCGTCGGGCGCATTTGCGCAAACCGATGCCGGCAATATCGAGATCACCGCGCCGCAGGGCGGCTGGCGTAACTCGGCCGGCGACGATTCGCGTTACACGCAAGACGTGCACTACCCGGCCGTGTCAGTGTCGACGCCGCAAGGGCAGGGCACCGCCTCGATGATTGCCGGACGCATCCGTAGCCAGCCCAAGGCCGCCGCGTCTGCCGATGAGAACAAGCCGCGCCGTCGTCGCGGGGCAGACGGCTCGTCGGTCGGCACGCTCATCGTCAATGGTGTGGCGATGCCGCAGCGCATCGAGGCCGACGGCACCTTCTCGCGCCCCTACGCATTCGGCGCCGGCAGCAACAGCGTCGAAGTGCGCAGCGCACGTGGCGATGCCAAGCGCGTGCAGTTCTACGACAGCTACGCCGGCAAATCCCGTCCGCGCCTGCGCGTGGTCCTGTCGTGGGATACGGATGGCACCGATCTCGACCTCCACGTTGTCTCGCCAGACGGCCAGCACGCCTGGTACGGCAACCGTGTGGTCGAGAACGGCGGCGCACTCGACGTGGACGTCACCACCGGCTATGGTCCTGAGATCTATTCGAATCCGGCACCCGTGCCCGGCACGTACCTCGTCTACGTGAACTACTACGGCAGCGGCAGCGACAACAGCATCATCACCACTGCCACCGTCACCATCATCACCGACGAGAACACGCCTTCCGAGCGCCAGCAGACCTTTGTCGTGCCGATGCGCAAGGCTGGCGATCTGACGCTGTTACGTAGTTTCACGATGAAATAG
- a CDS encoding YfaP family protein: MKAWTTRVAMGAAALLLGASVAAEPVVDLEGPIGGWRNSKLTNELEQYTAAYPKPPVDRGAQKYRTLIAGRIRAAGKQRRPPVLIVNGNAMPLYGDSEGRFARPWAFGPGSNSVEIVSPDGQSRQRLQFYEADTTKTSAKLRAILTWDDPRAEVDMHVISPIGDHAFWAQPLLSDGGGLDVDSVDGAGPEIFSTAAPRPGVWLFYVNYWGNFNAGGYNFDEKAHDRDLITAQLTLIYNENTPNERREFVTVPLRKIGELALMKSIRF; the protein is encoded by the coding sequence GTGAAGGCATGGACAACGCGGGTGGCCATGGGCGCGGCGGCCTTGCTGCTTGGTGCTTCGGTTGCCGCCGAGCCGGTGGTCGACCTGGAAGGCCCGATCGGCGGCTGGCGCAACAGCAAGCTGACCAACGAGCTGGAGCAGTACACCGCCGCATACCCGAAACCGCCGGTCGATCGCGGTGCGCAGAAGTACCGCACGCTCATCGCTGGGCGCATTCGTGCGGCAGGCAAGCAACGCCGCCCGCCGGTGCTGATCGTCAACGGTAATGCCATGCCGCTGTACGGCGACAGCGAAGGCCGCTTCGCGCGCCCGTGGGCATTCGGCCCGGGCTCGAACAGCGTGGAAATCGTCAGCCCCGACGGCCAGTCGCGGCAGCGCCTGCAGTTCTACGAGGCCGATACCACCAAGACGTCGGCCAAGCTACGCGCCATCCTCACCTGGGACGACCCGCGTGCGGAGGTCGACATGCACGTCATCTCGCCGATTGGCGATCACGCGTTCTGGGCGCAGCCGTTGCTGTCCGACGGTGGCGGGCTCGACGTGGACAGCGTGGATGGCGCCGGCCCCGAGATCTTTTCCACTGCCGCGCCGCGCCCCGGCGTCTGGTTGTTCTACGTGAACTACTGGGGCAACTTCAACGCCGGCGGCTACAACTTTGACGAAAAGGCGCACGACCGCGATCTCATCACCGCGCAACTGACGCTGATCTATAACGAGAACACGCCCAACGAGCGGCGCGAGTTTGTCACTGTGCCGCTGCGCAAGATCGGCGAGCTGGCGTTGATGAAATCGATCCGCTTCTGA
- the fusA gene encoding elongation factor G, which produces MARKTPIERYRNIGISAHIDAGKTTTTERILFYTGVNHKIGEVHDGAATMDWMEQEQERGITITSAATTAFWKGMGGNYPEHRFNIIDTPGHVDFTIEVERSMRVLDGACMVYCAVGGVQPQSETVWRQANKYKVPRLAFVNKMDRTGANFFKVYDQLKTRLKANPVPVVVPIGAEDGFQGVVDLLEMKAIIWDEASQGVKFEYQDIPANLVDIANEWREKMVESAAEASEALMEKYLGGEELTRAEIVKALRDRTIACEIQPMLCGTAFKNKGVQRMLDAVIDFLPSPVDIPPVQGTDESDNEKKLERKADDNEKFSALAFKIMTDPFVGQLIFFRVYSGKINSGDTVYNPVKQKKERLGRILQMHANQREEIKEVLAGDIAAAVGLKDATTGDTLCDPAAPIVLERMVFPEPVISQAVEPKTKADQEKMGIALNRLAAEDPSFRVRTDEESGQTIISGMGELHLEILVDRMKREFGVEANIGAPQVAYRETIRKKVEDVEGKFVKQSGGRGQYGHAVITLEPADDEAKKAGKNFEFVDAIKGGVIPREYIPAVEKGIVDTLPAGILAGFPVVDVKVTLTFGSYHDVDSNENAFRMAGSMAFKEAMRKATPVLLEPMMAVEVETPEDYTGTVMGDLSSRRGIVQGMDDMVGGGKIIKAEVPLSEMFGYSTSLRSQTQGRATYTMEFKQYAEAPKNIAEAVMAAKGTK; this is translated from the coding sequence GTGGCTCGTAAGACCCCCATTGAGCGCTACCGTAACATCGGTATTTCCGCTCACATCGACGCCGGCAAAACCACCACGACCGAGCGGATCCTGTTCTACACCGGTGTGAACCACAAGATCGGTGAAGTGCATGATGGCGCTGCCACCATGGACTGGATGGAGCAGGAGCAAGAGCGCGGCATCACCATCACCTCGGCTGCTACCACTGCCTTCTGGAAGGGCATGGGCGGCAACTACCCCGAGCACCGCTTCAACATCATCGACACCCCCGGACACGTGGACTTCACCATCGAGGTGGAGCGTTCCATGCGTGTGCTGGACGGCGCGTGCATGGTGTACTGCGCAGTGGGTGGCGTGCAGCCGCAGTCGGAAACCGTCTGGCGCCAGGCCAACAAGTACAAGGTGCCGCGTCTGGCGTTCGTCAACAAGATGGACCGTACCGGCGCGAACTTCTTCAAGGTCTACGACCAGCTGAAGACTCGCCTGAAGGCCAACCCGGTGCCCGTCGTGGTGCCGATCGGTGCTGAAGACGGCTTCCAAGGCGTCGTCGATCTGCTGGAAATGAAGGCGATCATTTGGGACGAAGCCAGCCAGGGCGTGAAGTTCGAATACCAGGACATCCCGGCCAATCTGGTGGACATCGCCAACGAATGGCGCGAGAAGATGGTCGAGTCGGCTGCTGAAGCCAGCGAAGCCCTGATGGAAAAGTACCTGGGCGGCGAAGAGCTGACCCGTGCTGAGATCGTCAAGGCGCTGCGCGACCGCACCATCGCCTGCGAAATCCAGCCGATGCTGTGCGGCACCGCGTTCAAGAACAAGGGCGTGCAGCGCATGCTCGACGCTGTGATCGACTTCCTGCCGTCGCCGGTCGACATTCCGCCGGTCCAAGGCACCGACGAAAGCGACAACGAGAAGAAGCTCGAGCGCAAGGCTGACGACAACGAAAAGTTCTCGGCACTGGCGTTCAAGATCATGACCGACCCGTTCGTCGGCCAGCTGATCTTCTTCCGCGTCTACTCGGGCAAGATCAATTCGGGCGACACCGTGTACAACCCGGTGAAGCAGAAGAAGGAGCGTCTGGGCCGTATTCTGCAGATGCATGCCAACCAGCGCGAAGAAATCAAGGAAGTGCTGGCCGGTGACATCGCCGCTGCGGTGGGCCTGAAGGACGCCACCACGGGCGACACGCTGTGCGATCCGGCTGCCCCGATCGTGCTCGAGCGCATGGTGTTCCCGGAGCCGGTGATCTCGCAGGCTGTCGAGCCGAAGACCAAGGCTGACCAGGAAAAGATGGGCATCGCCCTGAACCGACTGGCCGCTGAAGATCCGTCGTTCCGCGTGCGTACCGATGAAGAATCGGGCCAAACCATTATTTCGGGCATGGGCGAGCTCCACCTCGAAATTCTGGTCGACCGCATGAAGCGCGAATTCGGCGTGGAAGCCAACATCGGCGCGCCGCAAGTTGCCTACCGCGAAACCATCCGCAAGAAGGTTGAAGACGTCGAAGGCAAGTTCGTCAAGCAGTCGGGCGGCCGCGGTCAGTACGGTCACGCTGTGATCACGCTGGAACCGGCAGACGACGAGGCGAAGAAGGCAGGCAAGAACTTCGAATTCGTCGACGCCATCAAGGGCGGTGTGATTCCTCGCGAATACATCCCGGCGGTCGAGAAGGGTATCGTCGACACGCTGCCGGCCGGTATTCTGGCGGGCTTCCCGGTGGTGGACGTGAAGGTCACGCTGACGTTCGGTTCGTACCACGACGTGGACTCGAACGAAAACGCGTTCCGCATGGCCGGCTCGATGGCTTTCAAGGAAGCCATGCGTAAGGCCACCCCGGTTCTGCTCGAGCCGATGATGGCTGTGGAAGTGGAAACGCCGGAAGACTACACGGGTACCGTGATGGGCGACTTGTCGTCCCGCCGCGGCATCGTGCAGGGCATGGACGACATGGTGGGCGGCGGCAAGATCATCAAGGCCGAAGTCCCGCTGTCGGAAATGTTCGGTTATTCGACGTCGCTGCGCTCGCAAACGCAAGGCCGCGCCACGTACACCATGGAATTCAAGCAATACGCTGAGGCACCGAAGAACATCGCCGAAGCTGTGATGGCCGCCAAGGGTACGAAGTAA
- the recQ gene encoding DNA helicase RecQ yields the protein MYDSPAIDHALQALPEDTAAATRAVLHDVFGYSAFRGPQAEIVTHVADGGDCLVLMPTGGGKSLCYQIPALVRHRRGQGAGIVVSPLIALMQDQVAALEEAGVRAAYLNSALTGAEAAQVERDLAAGRLDLVYVAPERLMTPRFLDLLERSRIGLFAIDEAHCVSQWGHDFRPEYIQLSVLHERFPHVPRIALTATADAVTRDEIVERLALTGSRVFLSSFDRPNIRYTIVEKDSARNQLLRFIRAEHMDGESCDAGIVYCLSRKKVEETAQWLAEQGIRALPYHAGMDVDVRARHQAIFRKEEGVVMVATIAFGMGIDKPDVRFVAHLDLPKSLEGYYQETGRAGRDGMPANAWMAYGLADVVQQRRMIDESEADDVHKRVSTAKLDALLGLCEAASCRRVALLAYFGESSQPCGNCDTCLTPPQTWDATREAQMALSCAYRVQQASRVSFGAGQLIDILRGNATERIKQWHHETLSTFGIGSELSEPAWRSVFRQLVAQGLFAVDHGGHGALILTDAARPVLKGQQSVILRRQAEKVRGASSSSAKKERRADPAADLSDEAQARWQALRAWRAQMAREHSVPAYVIFHDSTLARIAEIDPDSREALGELPGIGMAKLDRYGQALLDVLGKCREQA from the coding sequence ATGTACGACTCTCCCGCCATAGACCACGCGCTGCAGGCGCTGCCCGAAGACACCGCTGCCGCCACGCGCGCCGTGCTGCACGACGTGTTCGGCTACAGCGCGTTCCGCGGCCCGCAGGCGGAGATCGTCACCCACGTGGCCGACGGCGGCGATTGCCTGGTGTTGATGCCCACGGGCGGCGGCAAATCCCTCTGCTACCAGATCCCGGCGCTTGTGCGGCACCGGCGCGGACAGGGCGCGGGCATTGTTGTCTCGCCGCTGATCGCGCTGATGCAGGATCAGGTCGCCGCGCTGGAAGAAGCCGGCGTGCGCGCCGCCTACCTGAACTCCGCGCTCACCGGTGCCGAGGCCGCACAGGTCGAGCGCGATCTGGCGGCGGGCCGGCTGGACCTCGTCTACGTGGCGCCCGAGCGGCTGATGACGCCGCGCTTTCTGGACTTGCTGGAGCGCTCCCGCATCGGCCTCTTTGCCATCGACGAGGCGCACTGCGTGTCGCAGTGGGGGCACGATTTCCGGCCGGAGTACATCCAGCTTTCCGTGCTGCACGAGCGCTTTCCGCACGTGCCGCGCATCGCGCTCACTGCCACGGCCGACGCTGTCACGCGCGACGAGATCGTCGAGCGGCTGGCGCTGACGGGTTCGCGCGTCTTCCTCTCCAGCTTCGACCGCCCGAACATCCGCTACACCATCGTCGAGAAGGACAGCGCGCGCAACCAGCTCCTGCGCTTCATCCGCGCCGAGCACATGGACGGTGAGTCGTGCGACGCCGGCATCGTCTACTGCCTGTCGCGCAAGAAGGTGGAAGAGACCGCGCAGTGGCTGGCCGAGCAGGGCATCCGCGCGCTGCCGTACCACGCCGGCATGGACGTCGACGTACGCGCCCGCCATCAGGCCATCTTCCGCAAGGAAGAGGGCGTGGTGATGGTGGCAACCATCGCCTTCGGCATGGGGATCGACAAGCCGGACGTGCGCTTTGTCGCGCATCTGGACTTGCCCAAGAGCCTGGAGGGCTACTACCAGGAAACCGGCCGCGCCGGCCGCGACGGCATGCCCGCCAATGCGTGGATGGCCTATGGTCTGGCGGATGTCGTGCAGCAGCGCCGCATGATCGACGAGTCGGAGGCGGACGATGTGCATAAGCGCGTGTCGACCGCCAAGCTCGATGCACTGCTCGGCCTGTGCGAAGCCGCAAGCTGCCGCCGCGTGGCGCTGCTCGCCTACTTTGGCGAGAGCAGCCAGCCGTGCGGCAACTGCGATACCTGCCTCACGCCACCGCAAACCTGGGACGCCACGCGCGAGGCGCAGATGGCGCTGTCCTGTGCATACCGTGTACAGCAGGCCAGCCGTGTGAGCTTTGGTGCCGGCCAGCTCATCGACATCCTGCGCGGCAACGCCACCGAGCGCATCAAGCAGTGGCACCACGAAACGCTGTCCACCTTCGGTATCGGCAGCGAGCTGTCGGAGCCGGCGTGGCGCAGCGTGTTCCGCCAGTTGGTCGCGCAGGGTTTGTTTGCCGTTGACCACGGCGGCCACGGCGCCCTGATCCTGACCGACGCGGCGCGCCCCGTGCTCAAGGGGCAGCAGTCCGTGATCCTGCGGCGTCAGGCGGAGAAGGTGCGTGGTGCATCGTCATCGTCGGCCAAGAAGGAGCGCCGCGCCGATCCGGCCGCCGATCTCTCCGACGAGGCGCAGGCGCGCTGGCAGGCGCTGCGTGCCTGGCGCGCCCAGATGGCACGCGAACACAGCGTGCCGGCGTATGTGATCTTCCACGACAGCACGCTCGCCCGCATTGCCGAGATCGATCCGGACTCGCGTGAGGCGCTGGGTGAGCTGCCAGGCATCGGCATGGCCAAGCTGGACCGCTATGGTCAAGCGTTGCTCGACGTGCTGGGGAAGTGCCGCGAGCAAGCCTAG